A part of Pristiophorus japonicus isolate sPriJap1 chromosome 15, sPriJap1.hap1, whole genome shotgun sequence genomic DNA contains:
- the mrm2 gene encoding rRNA methyltransferase 2, mitochondrial, whose translation MISRVQCRLLHTTAELLRKTPAEQRWLARQLRDPYVKSARQQNYRCRSAFKLLEIDEKHGILRPGTSVIDCGAAPGAWSQVAVHRVNATASDPKAPVGFVVGVDLLHIPPLDGAVFLPHSDLQEPVVWARIQETLPAGEAQVILSDVAPNASGIRELDQQRLAELCLCVLELAERVLAPGGTLLCKFWDGAHSRLLQNRLAALFEEVKTLKPAASRKESSEIYFLAKRYRKS comes from the exons ATGATCTCTCGGGTTCAGTGCCGTCTGCTTCACACAACAGCGGAACTGCTGAGAAAAACTCCGGCCGAGCAGAGGTGGTTGGCGAGGCAACTGAGGGACCCGTACGTGAAATCTGCCCGGCAACAAAACTACCGCTGTCGGAGCGCGTTTAAGCTGCTGGAGATCGATGAGAAGCACGGCATCCTGCGGCCGGGGACCAGTGTGATTGACTGCGGCGCGGCACCTGGTGCCTGGAGCCAGGTCGCGGTTCACAGGGTCAACGCCACCGCCTCCG ATCCGAAGGCTCCCGTGGGCTTTGTTGTGGGAGTCGACCTTTTGCACATCCCGCCATTGGATGGCGCTGTCTTCCTGCCTCATTCGGACCTCCAGGAGCCCGTAGTTTGGGCCAGAATCCAGGAGACCCTGCCGGCGGGGGAGGCTCAGGTGATCCTCAGCGACGTGGCGCCCAACGCCAGCGGCATCCGCGAGCTGGACCAGCAGCGCCTGGCCGAGCTGTGCCTGTGCGTCCTGGAGCTGGCCGAGAGGGTCCTGGCTCCTGGCGGTACCTTGCTCTGCAAATTCTGGGACGGGGCTCACAGCCGCCTGCTCCAAAACCGACTCGCCGCACTCTTTGAGGAGGTGAAGACTTTGAAACCGGCGGCGAGCAGGAAGGAGTCGTCGGAGATCTACTTTCTGGCAAAACGCTACAGGAAAAGCTGA